The Heterodontus francisci isolate sHetFra1 chromosome 4, sHetFra1.hap1, whole genome shotgun sequence DNA window gcacaacatttgccaccctccaatcacctggtaccacccccgtgggctgcagtcccagcagtggccaccgctcccggtggggctgctgggactaagagctgccttggaacagttaaagcctggggactcaTAAAATGCGGGACGGGTCCCCAGGCTAGGCGAAAGCGGgtctgccaccgacttttacatcagtggccaTCTCCCGTCTGcccggcgtaaaatccagccctatatgtgaAATTAAATGGCACAGTATAGGTAAACTCAGAAAATTAGTTTAATTTAAACTGGGAGGGTAAGACAAGGAACACAGATTCAAAGTAATAAAAGACAAATTTGAGAATATCGGGAATGCCTTTTCACAAGAGCGATGAACACTTGTACTAGACTCCAGATATAATACCAAAAGTCAAACAGTAGAATCATTTAACAATTGGATGCTGAAAGGGAGGGACTATCGGATCATTCTGGGCAGATGAATTAAGGTGGGCTAAgtggccttcctcatctgtaattatcttatTGTATCATAAGTATATGAGTGTTCACTGACAACACAGTAAAATGCTGCAGGAGCAGGTTAGTGTTCGAACAGATCCAGAGATCTTGCAGTCCAAATAAATTAATGTGGCTGAAGGTTGCTGTCCCATTCAGATGCAGAGAATAGTTTGCAAAAGCGAGGAAGTTTTCTTAATATGGCCATTCCTAAGCTGAAAATAAACTCTCCATCTATATAACTTTTAAATTCAGGCATTGGCCTTTCCCTTCCAAGCTGATCCCGACACCTCATGAGCAATGTGATAGGAGATTAACTAATTAAAATGAAATGCATTAGTACCAAAAGTGAATAGCTTTCTTGTAGCAAATATGACACTCAGGATTTTAGTTCTTTTGATGTAATGATTTGTGACTGGAAACTGATTTGGGGCTCTTATATTTATAAAACAATTATAGCATTTATATCTTTAACTGCTAGTTCTTCGCAATTTTCTATGTGTTATGAATTTTTCTTGTTGCAGTACTACAGCTGGTGGAGCAGTTACAGCGAGGCCATTCATTATCTCACCACTGTGCCAAAGTATAGAATCCAGGCTACAGAAATTGCTAAGCAGCAAGGTCTACTtaataaaactaaagaaaaaggaaaaaacagaCGCTCAAAAGAAGAAatcaaggaggaggaggaggaaatcaTTAAAGGCATTATCAAAAATAACATTGACATTAAAGGGGGCTATCAGAAACCATGTCTATACGACATACTCCTCTTCCAAATTGTTTTGGCTCCTTATTACATCTGTAGGTATATAATCTGGTACTGTAAGTGGATTTACCGTTTTTACATAAAAGGGGAAGAATATGGAGAGGAAGAGAAATTGTACATTATCCGCAAAAACATGAACATGTCTCAAGGCCAGTTTGATAGTCTTGAAGATCATCAAAAAGAGATGTTTCTTGAGAGGAGGCTGTGGTTATGGGAAAACTTTGAGGTAAGCATTGCATGTTGTAATCTAGGGcacaaattatttttaaaaatgtacaaAACTAAAACCGTGGTCTTTAAGAACCTTTAATCATGTGGAAGTACTGTAATGGAGATGACTTTGTCTCCAATATTTGTAGCATTGAGTATGTCGCATTTGAACATAATGTGCATTGACAAGTGTAAAATTTAGGCCAAGCAACTACTTTTAAAAGCTTTGTATCCTTCTACAAGTCAATGGGTGACTGTTGTCTTCTGGTAATTTGTCCCAAGTGACCATTGACGGTGGCTGTGGACAGGCTGTCCAGCTTAGCAAGGGATGTAGAGggaatgcagatcagccatgatctaaaagcagaaaatgctggaaatattcaggtctggcaggatctgtggagagaggaacagagttaacgtttcaggttgatgaactttcatcagaatacAGACGAAATGTTTCTCAGCCACGGTCtcatttgaatggtggaacaggctcgagggactgaatggcctactcatgtgccTATGGGACTGTATCCAAGCCTGATCTTGTCCTTTTTAGACGTTGCATGTGCATACACTTTAAGCAGAATATGCCGGATTCTGTTCCAGTGAGAACCCTAATTCCTTTCCCTTCCATAACCTAACTGCACAGTGGGCAATTGTAGCACTAATAGTCCTAATGTGATCAGCTAATTCAGTACGAACATAAGGTCAACTCTGGCGTACCTCAGTCTATCTGACTTAGCTACTCCCTGGATCAACTTGCTGAGCCAAAGGGGAGCAACATACATGAGAATTTaatcaagtatttttttttttaattttaggttTATAAGCAGGAACAAGAGGAGGAACTTAAAAAGAAAGTAGCCTTGGATCCACGATGGAAACGGTATCGACGATGGATGAAAAATGAGGGGCCGGGGAGGCTAACTTTCATCGATGACTAAATACCTCTGCCTTACACCACTGTTTACAAAAAAATGTCTTTTTTATACAAAAAAAACCTATTTTGATAATGGAATATAAATATCATTGATCTAATAACTCAGGATTCAATTTATACAACATATTTACAATCCTATTGCCATTTAGATTCATCCCCACAAAAAAGGTGCGTTCCCAAACATTAATGGAAATGTGTACTGATAATTAATTAAGCATCTGACGACATTATTTCTGTTACTCAAATTATATTTTTTGAACTGGAAGGACTAAAGtggacagttttttaaaaaatggttgCTTATTCactttatatataaatatattaataTATAGGCGAGATGGAAATTACATTGTCAAGGGTTAGTTCACTGTAGAGTTTGTGGTTGTAAATTAAAATATCAGAAATAAAAATCAGAATGTGAGATTTGACCATTTAATGGCTAATTTAGCTTTCTGGGTGGAATTTTAAATGATAGATGTTCCAGACCAGGTGCAGAAGCTCTTGGGGTACTGCAagttagtgtgtgtgtatattttttatatatataatatatatatacacatacacaaaaAATACACACTAGATAAATCTGCAGCTGCTAAAGTGCATGCACCAGGTTTGTGAACACAGATGCAGATTGCAGTTTGCATTAATTTTATTTATTGCTTGCATCCCATTGGTACACTGTTCATATTTGGATGCAATCATTTTTACTTTCTTTAGTTCCCTAAAACATCTCTAATTTGCTTCAGAAGTTTAAGTTTTTTCAGCCAGCCAACCAAGTATTTAGTCGTTGGTGCACTTCCTTTAGTCATCACAGTTCACTCCACCTTTCCTCTTAGGAAGGACTTTGATATTCTTCTTTGTTTCCCTGTGGTTCTGTAATTGTCTTAATTTGGTGGCGTCTATGTCAGAAGACAATGGTTGCTGTTCTGAAGTTTAGACAAATTTGATATAGAGCTATTAAAATAACCAGTTTACTTGCTGTGTCCTTAATGTCACCTCTCACCTGTAGAAGTATTTTAAAGTGGATTTTAATTTTGTATTTTTGCTATCTACCTATGTTCATTGCCTCAATTTggctttttaaaaatacatttagcATTGTTTCAGATTAATCGAATCAACCTGGGTGTTAGTATGGAGCTAAGAACCCTTATGCTAAGAAGCTGTCACTGTAAAAGTACAGACAAAAGCCCAAGCATAGCTGATCTTTTTTCTTTATGAAACACAGATTTTCTGTACTAAGTTAGTGCCTCCAGTTCAGTATGCAGTGACGGATATGGAAAACTAGATAATTACAGGTAACCATAAACTAGTTTGCTAGAAAATATAGTTTTATTAAAATTTATAAATAATGCAGTGAATGGATTGTTATCATGCATCTCAACCATATGCTTGGATTAGGATTGTTATTCCATACTTGTACCTTTTGATATTGGACTAAATTAAACTGGATAATAAAATAGAATTTTATTCAAAGCTATCCATCCTATAGTATGTACCTTCCTTACCTGTACATCCCAAAGCTAAAGTCTTGGACAAACAGAAATTTTTCCAGTTGTACATAACTTTTTGAAGTATTTTTTGTCATTATGGCTTCAGAATGAGATGTCAAAATCAATTGTCTTTTAAATTAACAAAAAGTTCAATTTTAAATACATAGCATTGGAGGCACAATTTTGTCTTTTTTGTAGTTTTGAAAACAAAAATTTGGCACCTTTTTTCATTTCTAAGCTTTATGATGAATAACATCTGCATGCACAATACAGAAGCATGCATTAATAAATTAAAGCACAACCGACAGTTCAGAATGTCACTATGTAATGCCATCGCCAGTTAACCCAATGTAGATTTAGGCAAACCTTTTTGGATGGGTAATAATTCCTATTTGGCAGCAGGCACTAGTACCATGACAAGTGACAGGCTTGTTTTATACTAATCATATTGAAAATACCTTATTGGGGAGGATGTAGCTGCATTATATGTTGGGTGAAAGCAATTTTGCTGTACTAACAATTAAAAACCAGTAAAAGTCTCTTTCTTTTCATTGGTAAACAACACCTAAGATTTAGTTTTGATTTGGAGCACAGAAAACATCATCTGGAGTTCACAAAAGATGCTGCAATAGTTTCATAGTGAGAATAAAGTTGTCAAGTGATTAGTTATCTCAAGCCTGAGATTTGATTGCTgcaataaaaacttgcatttatgtagagcctttattgtagtaaaatgtcgcatggtgcttcacaggaaaaaggaaaaaaagaaatacttggatttatttagcacctttaacaacCACAGGATGAACCAAagtcttttacagccaatgaagtacttttgaaatgtagttactgttgtaggaaacacagcagccaatttgtgcacagcaagctcccataaacagcaatgtgataatggtgaTATGACCAGATAaactctgtttttgtgatgttgattgagggataaatattggccagaacactgggataactcccctgttctgcaaaataatgtcatgggatcttttgcaccaCTAGAGAGGGCAGAGGGGTCCTCTGTTTAGTGTCTCATCTGATagagggcacctccaacagtgcagcacgccatctgtactacactggaatgttggctttgatttttgtgctcaaattctagagtgggacttgaacccacaaccttctaactcaggcaagagtgctaccaagtgaGCCATGGCGCAAGagagtaatcagacaaaatttgacactgaaccatgcaaactattaggacagatggccaaaagcttggtctagGAGGTAGTTTTGCTGTCACATTATGTAAAAGATAACAATACAGGACCTTTCAGTTTCTTTTAGGGAATAATAGCTACCCTCAATGCGTCAATGTGCTTAGCCAGTACCTGAGCTATACAGATCAAGAAGGTTCCAGGTATTTTCTCCTGACTATTGTTCAGCTACCTACGTCATTAAGAGCGCTGTGTGCATGGCAGGTGAGGACATAATTAGGCTGAACTGTGCTCTTTACCCCACTTCCTCCATgtgctctccacccccccccccccccccaacccccaaatgTGGTTGTAGCCTGTTGATCAACAAGGATTACATGTGAGTAGTAACCACTTGGACAACCAGTGTTGAGCTTCTGGCCAGTATTTCTCCCTCAACCATCGCTGGAGGAAATAACATTATccagtcattaccacattgctgtttgcttgctgtgtacaaattggctgctgcatttctttgcAACAATGACTGCAGTTCAGCTCAAAGTGCTTTGGTGCATCCTGAGgtgaaaggtgctatgcaaatgcaaCTTCATTCTAACTATACCTCAGCAAGGAATCATTGCCTTAAGGGGAAGAGGAGAAAATTGGTGGAAGAAATAATTGCTAAAGTAGCATGGGCAGGACTATGTTCTGAGATTGTAAAGTATTCGGTGTGTTTGAGGAAGTTTGCATCCTGAGGGTGCATGGCCTTGAAGACCTGTCCGTCtgattttttgttttttttcccccaccTAACTTGAGTTTTGCCAAACATTCTATAATTTTTATTAGAATCTTATGCTAATTGGGATTCAGATGTCAATTTGAGAATGAATTCAATAGGATTAgaatctttgtcttttctcttctcccttttaaaattgtttttttaaatttaatttacttATTTCCACTGTATACTGAATTTTGATTCTTTAATCATTGCCAAAATGAATAAGTGTATAGTGCAGCCAGAAAATTAGTCAATACAGATTGTCAAAGTGAAATTACTATTTTTTTCCTGATCAATAAACAGACCATTGGACAAATGGCTTAATTTGAGAACTACTTGGTGTGAAATTGTGGAATAAAGCGGTATCTGCCCCATCTTTTTGGTTGTAGATTTGTCTGTAATATTGATTTGGTGTCATAGAATGTTAGATTGTAGAAATGACACAATATGGTAAATATGACCTTTTTCTAAACAAGAGGTGAGGATGTTCGCTTTAAAAATTCTGTGCTCTACACCATTTGGAGCTATTCCTGAAAGACGCACACGATCTGTTGTACAGGGATTTCCTtctagtttttttaaaaagttgatttTACAATTGAGCAAGTGGACATTTGTGCTGCTTGCTTTTTAATCTTGATTCAGTGAACTTTCCATTTGATAAATGTATATGCTGTAAAGACATTTATTGAATGTACTGTATTTATATACAGATATATGCCGTATCTTATTTGAGTTGAACATTTAATAGTTTCAAGAATCTAAAAGCCCTTAACATTTGTGTTTACACATTTAATTTTACTCTAAAAAGATTGTTTTTTCATATTTGAAGCTGTCATTTTCTTAAAGAAAAACATTGCTGTCAGGGTATGTTATTTTAAGTGTAAAGAATATTTTCCTGTTCCATATAATTAAACAACTTTTCCAGCATGATACTTTAATAGAAGGGTTTCTCTTAAGATCCAAAAATAACACTATACCAATCAAAGGGAAGGCAGCACATTGCTGGCTGACTCCAGCTGATATTGAGAATCTTGCAGAACACCTCTACTAATCAGTGTTCTTGTACAGCAGggtttgctgaaaccctcatctatgcctttgttgcctctaaactaaactattccaATGAGCTCCTGGATGGCCTCCCACTTAACACCCTCCatgaacttgagctcattcaaaactcagctgcccatatCTTGCACCAAgctctattcacccatcacccctgtgcttgttgacctacattggttcccagtccagcaacgccatgattttaacattctcatccttgtgttgaaatccctccatggccttactcctccctatctgtgtaacctccgtcAGCCCTAGGAGATCTCTGTGATTCAGTTCTAGCCTCTTGCAAATCCCCAATTTCCTTCACCTCTCCATTGGCTGTAGTGCTCTCAGTTGACCAGACCCTGTGCTCTGGACTTCTGTCCTTAagctccgcctctctacctttgcTCCTTTTAACCTACTTCTTtgcccaaacttttggtcacctgttccaaTATCATGTCAAATTTTATCTGGTAGCGTTTGTGAAATGCTTGggtcattttactatgttaaaggtgctataaaaatgcaagttcaccaccaccttcacgaaggcagttagggatgggcaacaaatgttgaccttgccagtgaccacatcccataaaaagaattttaaaaagttgtTGTAAAGTCTTGATTGTGATCTGTCTTTTAAAAGcatctttttttaaaaactacAATGACACAATATGGTGTACATAAACAGAAcgttctctctgttcccctctgccaCCGAGATACGGCTTATTTTTGGGGAGAGATATGTTTGCCTTATTTGGAAAGACAAGCTCATTGTATGTATTAATTTCTTATGCAGGATACTGTAAATATTATACAATGAACAGTTTTCTACTGTCAAACTTCTGTTTTTGAGGACCGGAAGGGGTAGTGTGTTCTATTTTTATCTCTAATAACAATGTATAATGTTTAGATAGGCAAAGCTTTGGAGGCAAGAGATGTTGAGGATATTTCCAGGAATGTATTTTGCATCAACGTTGAGCTCGTTGTAAAAGCAGGAATAAACAGCTTGAAGCTCATTGGATACAGTGGATTAGGTTATGGCAAGTCTCTGCTTGCATGCTCCATTTGTTTTATGAGCCCTTTAAACATGAAGTGACATCTTAGTTTAAAAAATATGTATCTAGCTTTTTATAAGAGGAAGAATTTTTAGTCCTTTCTACCCAGTGGTACTGATTAAATTTGCATTCTCTCATATTCGCCCAATGTACCTCCTGTTTCCAATTAACAGCAATATAAGGAAGCTGCCTAAAGCTGTAATAGATCTCTAAAATGTGCACTCCTGACAGGTAAAACATTGGTGTTTCATTGTATATTTACAGACAAGACCCTACTATTTCTGTTGCAGTGTTTTGGTTGGGCTTCATATTTCTCTCATTCTGTTGGCATTCTTGTGGCTGATGCCAATGCACTTTTAATTGTATTGTTCATGTCAGCATTTTGTTGCAAGACCTCTTTGCAGCTGTCTCTAATGCAACTGTTTCTATCTGATTTTCCTTTTTGAACTGGTCCAGTACTACTGTTCTAGTTTTTTTAGTTTATGTACATATCTTCTATATTTAAATTGCTGTATTTGCTTTATCTAAAACCTATTACGAATATTGTGACATGGGGTTGACAAATACATTTCTTAAATATTCAGAAGTGCTTTTAATTTAAAAATGTGAATTTCTCTCGCTTATATTTTGTGTTGAAGGCTTGACTTTTGATCTGCTTTGAGCTCTAATCCTAGCTGATGCAACTGGCGGGTTAAAATCTtgtacacatttaaaaaaaaactattcttgATCAGATTTGTTGCAAGATTGACAACTTTATAAGTTATTTCAGTATATGAGGTCTTTAAGCAGGATCTCTGTGATGTAATTATGCATTTTAGGTATCTTTGAGGAAGGGAGAAACAAATCAAAGAATTAAAGTAACTGCTCGTTAGTACATTCATTTATTGCTGCTCTACTCAGAAATTGGTGTGTTTTTGTCGAATATTCATCTATAATCTGAAGTGGACATCTGTATAGTCTACAAGTGAATACTTACTTTGCAGACGTCAGTGCTTTcacaccagattttttttttaaaagccatgtGAAATATCACAAGCAATTGTTTGCCTTCAAGAATTAAAACACCAGCTAAAGTATAAATTGAAAAGTATAGATATGAATGCTATTGTTAACTGTGAGCAAACCCTGTGTGAATTTGTGGACAACATACTGGTGCCCATGAAAAGCATCCAATATCGTAATCCTGAAGATTAGGAGTCTGAATTGCTGGTTAATAGTTAACCCAACTGAGTCGAGAACAAAATGTCCAATAAGCAGTCAACTGTATATAATGACACAGGATTGTAAGTTAGAAATTCTCTACTTTGGTAGAACAGTGTTTTACCATGTGTACTTGTCTTTTCAAATGTTTTAAATAAAGTACTATTTCTGAGTATGTGTTGAAATTGTTCACAATGAAAATGGATCACGTGGACTGTGTTTTAGCTGAACAGGCAAATTATATAGTTCACAACATCTACGTTAAAATGAGCAGGAGAGATGAACTAAATCCATGAGTAGTGGTTGATGTACAAAGCTTTAAAGAGAAGACTCTGAAATAGGAGTTTCACAGCTTTGAGACAGAATGTGCCATCAATTGCTGTAGAAGTGAATCTATGGTGTCTGCCATTAGATTTTCCCTGGCTCATTTAGGCTTTTTAAAGTTTTTTGCATGGCAACTTGCTGAAAATGTGAGCTATTAATGTTGCAGTGAGGGAAACTGGGCATCTGGTACCTGAGCGAAGCAATTTGAATGATTGAGAAATTAACAGTGCATGGGCTGAGAAGGAAGTGTTAAAGTAAGATTGGTGAGTTAAAATGGCAAATCAGGTTTTAAAAAAatgaggaaaagaaagattggattgagaaaaAAGACCAAGGAAAAgtaacatttaaatatttaatctCATTTTTTAAATATTCAATAATTACAATCTGAAGTAATGAGACTCCCCACTTGTAATTGTTaatattcagtgccagagaggttgattggcagtaattaattaATCATGCTGCTAAAGGGTATTTGGGCAGAGATGgactagacttaactttctgtggcaactTTAGTTCATATCCTGTGTTAGTACAGGATCTTCATGTTATTCAACGTGTTTTAATAGTGAGCAAGACAGTGAATTGCTATTTTGTCTAACTGCTGTTCTCATCAAGCTAATGGCAGAGCAGCACATCTCAAACAGCAATCTTTGGATTTCCACACATCTGTCCTAATTTGAAGTTGCTGTAGTATTTACGCATAAATATCAAAAGCAAATTATGGGTCAATGAGTTTTAAGAGTAGGCCAGTATGCAATGAATCTTAGGGTATTAACACCCTGAGGGTGGAAGTATGTATCAGATATTTGAGGAAATCAAAGAAATGGTTAGAGGAGCAATTACCATCATAGTAGTGGTAAAATAGATATAAaggaaaaatacttgcatttatatagcacctttcatgactgtggatgtcccaaagccttttatggccaatgaagtacttttgaggtacaGTCATTATTGTCGGAAATGTATTAGAGGAAGTTTGGAGAATTGCCTAATAAGATTTTTCTGGCTGTTTTTGTTTTTCTTGCATGATTTTGTGAACTTGGAACTTTTTTCATGCTAAAATTACATGTTTTGCATGTATTTTTACCTAATGGTAGACATTTAAACTGTCAAATTCAGAGGGAAAAAAGAGACCAAGGAAAaagcatttttaaaatctccaaaacCTGAAGGCATAAGACTCCACATTTGTAACAGTTAATTTTGAGTGCCAGAGTGGTTGCCTGGCAGTAATTAACACGTCATTAAAAGAGCACTTAGGCTAAAATGGGTATTAGGCAATATAATGagtaggatttcttaaaacactaaCCAAAGCTACAAAACATGGACATTTCAAGTATTCAACTTTGAAAATAATCTTGGTCATCAAGCAAAAACAAATTATTCAGCAAAGCAAACTGTTAAAAGTCAATTACAGTATGGTCTTGGGCACAGTTAGGATGCACTCCTATATGTTTTGTATCTATAAGGGGATAAGTGGATGTAATGTGAACTTTGAAGGCAGTTTTAAATTGACACCACTATTCCTGGCCCAAATAAAGATTGGGTAATTCCCCCATCAATCACACCTGTAGCCCACACTGCTGCAGGTGACTGGAATTGATTTTACATGCACAATTTGTATCATGtagctatcctccactcactgcatcatGCTGGAGAAATCATCCTGCTTTTATTGGAAAATGTTGCTACTGGAATGGGAGAGTGAGCCTAGAGTTTTGTGTTCaatctctggattgggacttgaacccacaaccttctgactcatgcAAGAATGATACACACTGAGCCACAACTAAAATCTCGATTTAAAAATGAAAGTTATTCTGTCTGCCTGTAATAAAATAGAATGGACTCTTTCAATAATTATATTGGAGCGTGACTGCTTTTCTATTGTGTTTGGATAATTCGTATACCCCTTCCACAGACTGTTGCCACTCATTCCTGTCActaatatacaaaattttgaggggcctggatagagtggaggtgaagggcctattcaccttagcagagaggtcagtgatgaggaggcatagattttaagtaattggtagaaaaattagaggggagatgaaacattttttcgcccagagggtggtgggggtctggaactcactgcctgaaagggtagtcgaggcagaaaaggggtctggatatgcaccctaaatgctgtaatctgcagggctatggaccaaatgctggaaagtgggattagaatgggtggatcgtttttttagctggcacagacacgatggttttAATGCTGCTGCAAACCTTACAGTGAGTAGGTAGATGGCAGTGTGAATGCTTTTATTGGGGACTGACCAGAGCCCCATCTTGCGTTCACTGACCGTGCTAAGTGTATGTGTGTATTTCAATAGTTGGTCCCTTCCCTCCGGTGAATCCCAATGACATCAGTTCCTTTAGCGGAGTATTTGCAAAGTACAGCCCAAGAATAGAGGGAGTTAGAGCCGCAGCAGCATTGAAAGAGAGAGGAAAAACTAAAGTATATTTATTTGCACAAAGAAAGGGGCGAAAGAAGCATGAGTACAAACTCGAACGTGTCGACCATGCAGCGGATGGTGGAGCAGCTGAAGTTCGAGGCGGGAATCGAGAGGATTAAGGTGGGTTGAATGAAGCGCGTGGATACAAATTGCTACAGTTTGTAGCAAGGGCGAAAGTTGCATTCCCGGGGATTCGGGCAAAAGAGTTTGTATCCATTTTCCGCGGTGTACACTTCACGGGGAGGGAGCAAAAATAATGGATCGCATTTATATGAAGTTACATTGTGCACCTTGGTTTAATATGGATTTGTCTCCCTTTCGAGGATTGAAAATGCCACTCTTGTACATAGGtacaaagtttttttttgaaaaggttgTTGCACAAAAGCGCAGTGCAACCCTGACTGATTTATCCAGCCCCGAGCTTTAAGACCCTTTCCATC harbors:
- the dnajc25 gene encoding dnaJ homolog subfamily C member 25 — translated: MASAGRQGIELLLFRLCVVSFALLGRADGLVEGLYCGVLSCYDVLGVTRDAGKSEIARAYRQLARRYHPDRYRPTEAGENPEEKFLLVATAYETLKDDEARKDYDYMLDHPDEFYRHYYHYYKRRLAPKVDVRIVIIVTVCAISLFQYYSWWSSYSEAIHYLTTVPKYRIQATEIAKQQGLLNKTKEKGKNRRSKEEIKEEEEEIIKGIIKNNIDIKGGYQKPCLYDILLFQIVLAPYYICRYIIWYCKWIYRFYIKGEEYGEEEKLYIIRKNMNMSQGQFDSLEDHQKEMFLERRLWLWENFEVYKQEQEEELKKKVALDPRWKRYRRWMKNEGPGRLTFIDD